Proteins from a genomic interval of Euleptes europaea isolate rEulEur1 chromosome 18, rEulEur1.hap1, whole genome shotgun sequence:
- the ATF5 gene encoding cyclic AMP-dependent transcription factor ATF-5 — MSLLAALTLDLDLTMLPASTMSCRPELLKHRLPHAGHCELLTGPVDEGFALSMERPPLTGDGYSDWMTERTDLATLLSVSGEPSPLSLPSPPTPDLEAMASLLKKELEQLEDYFLEESLSPDQVAPSTPPSDGNNFHFPFGDGFQPLEHHSASAPLQTLDSSCLELLELYGRDVPAELPLQGNEVPIPLQRPRTLPPKGDRRQKKRDQNKTAALRYRQRKRAEHEALGDECQVLEARNRELREKAESIEREIQYVKDLLIEVYKARSQRLRTTP; from the exons ATGTCTCTGCTGGCGGCGCTGACCCTGGACCTCGACCTGACCATGCTCCCAGCTAGCACCATGTCCTGCAGGCCGGAGCTGCTCAAGCACCGGCTGCCCCACGCCGGTCACTGTGAGCTGCTAACCGGACCTGTAGATGAGGGCTTTGCCCTCAGTATGGAGCGCCCGCCACTGACAG GCGATGGCTACTCAGACTGGATGACGGAGCGCACGGACCTGGCCACGCTCCTGAGTGTGTCAGGGGAGCCCTCGCCgctctccctgccctcccctccgaCTCCGGACCTGGAGGCCATGGCCTCGCTGCTCAAGAAAGAGTTGGAGCAGCTGGAGGACTATTTCTTGGAGGAGTCGCTCTCTCCTGATCAGGTAGCTCCCAGCACACCCCCTTCCGACGGGAACAACTTCCACTTCCCTTTTGGCGATGGTTTCCAACCCCTCGAGCACCACAGCGCATCTGCCCCCTTGCAGACCTTGGATTCGAGCTGCTTAGAGTTGTTAGAGCTCTATGGTAGAGATGTGCCCGCTGAGCTTCCCCTGCAGGGCAATGAAGTACCTATCCCACTACAACGCCCGCGTACCCTGCCACCAAAGGGGGACCGGCGCCAGAAGAAGCGGGACCAGAATAAAACAGCGGCCCTGCGGTACCGTCAGCGCAAACGGGCTGAACACGAGGCGCTGGGAGATGAGTGCCAGGTCCTAGAGGCACGCAACCGCGAGCTACGCGAGAAAGCAGAATCTATCGAGAGAGAGATCCAATATGTCAAGGACCTGCTTATTGAGGTCTATAAGGCGCGGAGCCAGCGCCTACGTACTACCCCTTAG